In Salmonella enterica subsp. enterica serovar Typhimurium str. LT2, a single window of DNA contains:
- a CDS encoding putative cytoplasmic protein, protein MVVWGGSRKIPYRPPHRTENAGIMNVCTNNTGIKSTVSATWINKEGN, encoded by the coding sequence ATGGTTGTCTGGGGCGGTTCTCGTAAAATTCCATACCGGCCTCCGCATAGAACAGAAAATGCGGGCATCATGAATGTCTGTACAAACAATACCGGGATAAAAAGCACGGTTAGTGCAACGTGGATAAATAAGGAGGGCAATTGA
- the yjiS gene encoding putative cytoplasmic protein (similar to E. coli orf, hypothetical protein (AAC77297.1); Blastp hit to AAC77297.1 (54 aa), 55% identity in aa 1 - 54): MEFYENRPRQPFIGFVQLRRALKRWWLRKRACQALRRMSDEQLRDIGLERKDVE; encoded by the coding sequence ATGGAATTTTACGAGAACCGCCCCAGACAACCATTCATTGGCTTTGTGCAGCTCAGACGGGCGCTAAAAAGGTGGTGGCTGCGTAAGCGGGCCTGTCAGGCGCTGCGACGAATGAGTGACGAGCAGTTAAGGGATATCGGGTTGGAAAGGAAGGATGTGGAATAG
- a CDS encoding putative inner membrane protein, producing the protein MRLKVKENITLWRNEGLIAYVALGFLCTFFMEVNALLPYYLQQSIFFETLMSYMAFNTLFSLALSEIFFAMLVVICHNTKLEKITNSILQELHKRIMQGSFIISFLCFGIFLFCVMAFCIDSLTINNNYYGKHVINFACPFVLFLSFPYLIHKGITILCTLLKAFPKHKIHAAIIILLIIAAAIIIPGIFNKKEKMTITIDKEKYHAIEQKTKIKPEKYIEKKINDININDIK; encoded by the coding sequence ATGCGGCTAAAAGTAAAAGAAAACATTACGCTTTGGAGAAATGAAGGTTTAATTGCTTATGTCGCCCTTGGATTTCTATGTACTTTTTTTATGGAGGTCAACGCTCTATTACCATACTATCTTCAGCAAAGTATATTTTTCGAAACGCTGATGAGCTACATGGCCTTCAATACGTTATTTTCGCTTGCTTTATCTGAGATTTTTTTTGCGATGTTGGTAGTTATTTGTCATAACACTAAACTGGAAAAGATCACAAATAGTATTTTGCAAGAGTTGCATAAAAGAATTATGCAAGGTTCTTTCATTATATCCTTCTTATGCTTCGGAATATTTCTATTTTGTGTGATGGCATTCTGTATTGATTCGCTAACAATAAATAATAATTACTATGGGAAACATGTCATAAATTTTGCTTGCCCATTTGTTTTATTTCTATCTTTTCCTTATCTTATACATAAGGGTATAACAATCCTGTGTACTCTATTAAAAGCATTTCCCAAACACAAAATTCATGCAGCAATAATAATATTATTGATAATTGCAGCAGCGATTATCATCCCTGGCATATTTAACAAAAAAGAAAAAATGACTATAACCATTGATAAGGAAAAATATCATGCGATTGAGCAAAAAACCAAAATAAAACCAGAAAAATACATTGAGAAAAAGATTAATGATATTAATATAAATGATATAAAATAG
- the yjiW gene encoding putative SOS response protein (LexA regulated; similar to E. coli orf, hypothetical protein (AAC77303.1); Blastp hit to AAC77303.1 (132 aa), 79% identity in aa 20 - 129), whose protein sequence is MTTVHSIADPCDPEVSPTNNRHLTVSYASRYPDYTRIPALTMKGQWLEAAGFATGTEVDVRVMNGCIVLTAQQPQPEESELMQSLRQVSKLSARKQKQVQAFIDVMAGSK, encoded by the coding sequence ATGACTACCGTCCATTCTATTGCAGATCCGTGCGATCCAGAAGTCTCCCCAACAAATAACCGTCACCTTACCGTGAGTTATGCGAGTCGTTATCCGGATTATACCCGCATTCCCGCCCTCACCATGAAGGGCCAGTGGCTGGAAGCCGCCGGTTTCGCCACCGGTACCGAGGTGGATGTGAGGGTGATGAACGGCTGTATTGTGCTGACGGCACAGCAGCCGCAACCAGAAGAAAGCGAGTTGATGCAGTCGCTGCGCCAGGTGAGCAAGCTATCGGCGCGTAAGCAAAAGCAGGTGCAGGCGTTTATCGACGTGATGGCAGGTTCTAAGTAA
- the hsdS gene encoding specificity determinant for hsdM and hsdR (type I restriction enzyme STYSJI specificity protein. (SW:T1S_SALTY)), producing MSGGKLPEGWATSTINEMCNLNPKLKLDDDLDVGFMPMAGVPTTYLGKCNFETKKWSEVKKGFTQFQNDDVIFAKITPCFENGKAVVIKEFPNGYGAGSTEYYVLRSINGLINPHWLFALVKTKDFLTNGALNMSGSVGHKRVTKEFLENYGVPVPPLAEQKVIAEKLDTLLAQVDSTKARLEQIPQILKRFRQSVIVAAVNGQLTKELHKKNKFKLTELNISIPSLWKISEIGQFADVKGGKRLPKGESLIAENTGFPYIRAGQLKNGTVLPEGQLYLEEYIQKSISRYTVSSGDLYITIVGACIGDAGIIPDVYNNANLTENAAKICNLNENIFNRFLSLWLRSSYLQDIINSEIKSGAQGKLALARIKSLPLILPPLQEQHEIVRRVEQLFAYADTIEKQVNNALTRVNSLTQSILAKAFRGELTAQWRAENPELISGENSAAALLEKIKAERAASGGKKTSRKKA from the coding sequence ATGAGTGGGGGGAAATTGCCGGAGGGGTGGGCTACAAGCACAATCAATGAAATGTGCAACCTCAATCCCAAACTTAAACTTGATGATGATTTAGATGTTGGATTTATGCCGATGGCCGGTGTTCCAACAACCTATTTAGGTAAATGTAACTTTGAAACCAAAAAGTGGAGTGAAGTAAAAAAAGGATTTACTCAATTTCAGAACGATGATGTTATTTTTGCCAAAATCACGCCATGCTTCGAAAATGGAAAAGCTGTTGTAATCAAAGAATTCCCTAACGGCTATGGTGCCGGTAGCACTGAATATTATGTTCTTCGGTCTATTAATGGGTTAATTAATCCCCATTGGTTGTTTGCTTTAGTTAAAACTAAAGATTTTTTAACTAATGGAGCACTTAATATGTCCGGTTCAGTCGGACATAAACGTGTTACTAAAGAATTTCTTGAGAACTATGGTGTTCCTGTCCCACCTCTTGCCGAACAAAAAGTCATCGCCGAAAAACTCGATACGCTGCTGGCGCAGGTAGACAGCACCAAAGCACGTCTTGAGCAAATCCCACAAATCCTGAAACGTTTTCGCCAATCAGTGATAGTTGCAGCAGTAAACGGGCAACTGACAAAAGAACTTCATAAAAAAAATAAATTCAAGTTAACAGAATTGAATATTTCTATTCCATCTTTATGGAAAATCAGTGAGATTGGTCAATTTGCTGATGTCAAAGGTGGCAAGAGATTACCTAAAGGTGAATCATTAATAGCTGAGAATACAGGGTTTCCATATATTAGAGCAGGGCAGCTAAAAAATGGAACTGTTCTTCCTGAAGGACAACTATACTTAGAAGAATATATACAAAAAAGTATTTCTAGATATACAGTCTCATCTGGAGATCTTTATATAACTATTGTTGGTGCATGTATTGGTGATGCTGGTATAATTCCAGATGTTTATAATAATGCAAATTTAACTGAAAATGCTGCCAAGATATGTAATTTAAACGAAAATATTTTCAATAGATTTCTTTCTTTATGGCTGAGAAGTAGTTATCTTCAGGATATTATCAATTCAGAAATAAAATCAGGAGCTCAAGGGAAGTTGGCTTTGGCAAGGATAAAATCACTCCCATTGATACTACCACCACTCCAAGAACAACACGAAATCGTCCGCCGCGTCGAACAACTCTTCGCCTACGCCGACACCATTGAAAAGCAGGTCAACAACGCCCTGACCCGCGTCAACAGCCTCACCCAGTCGATCCTGGCGAAGGCCTTCCGCGGCGAGCTGACCGCCCAGTGGCGTGCGGAAAACCCTGAACTTATCAGCGGTGAAAACAGCGCCGCCGCCCTGCTGGAAAAAATTAAGGCCGAACGCGCCGCCAGCGGCGGTAAAAAAACCTCGCGTAAAAAAGCCTGA
- the hsdM gene encoding DNA methylase M, host modification (type I restriction enzyme STYSJI Mm protein. (SW:T1M_SALTY)), whose amino-acid sequence MNNNDLVAKLWKLCDNLRDGGVSYQNYVNELASLLFLKMCKETGQEADYLPEGYRWDDLKSRIGQDQMQFYRNLLVQLGSDEKKLVQAVFHNVSTTIEQPKQLTELVSYMDALDWYNGNHGKSRDDFGDMYEGLLQKNANETKSGAGQYFTPRPLIKTIIHLLKPQPREVVQDPAAGTAGFLIEADRYVKSQTNDLDDLDGDTQDFQIHRAFIGLELVPGTRRLALMNCLLHDIEGNLDHGGAIRLGNTLGSDGENLPKAHIVATNPPFGSAAGTNITRTFVHPTSNKQLCFMQHIIETLHPGGRAAVVVPDNVLFEGGKGTDIRRDLMDKCHLHTILRLPTGIFYAQGVKTNVLFFTKGTVTNPHQDKNCTDDVWVYDLRTNMPSFGKRTPFTEQHLQPFETVYGEDPHGLSPREEGEWSFNAEESEVADSEENKNTDQHQATSRWRKFSREWIRSAKSDSLDISWLKDKDSIDADSLPEPDVLAAEAMGELVQALGELDALMRELGAGDEADAQRQLLNEAFGEVKA is encoded by the coding sequence ATGAACAATAACGATCTGGTCGCCAAGCTGTGGAAACTGTGCGACAACCTGCGTGACGGCGGCGTCTCCTATCAAAACTACGTCAATGAACTCGCCTCGCTGCTGTTTTTGAAAATGTGCAAAGAGACCGGCCAGGAAGCGGACTACCTGCCGGAAGGCTACCGCTGGGATGACCTGAAATCGCGTATTGGCCAGGATCAGATGCAGTTCTACCGCAACCTGCTGGTTCAGTTAGGCTCAGATGAGAAAAAGCTGGTGCAGGCGGTATTCCATAATGTCAGCACCACCATTGAGCAACCCAAACAGCTGACTGAGCTGGTCAGCTATATGGATGCGCTGGACTGGTACAATGGCAACCACGGGAAATCCCGCGACGACTTCGGCGATATGTACGAAGGGCTGCTGCAGAAGAACGCCAACGAAACCAAATCTGGCGCGGGCCAGTACTTCACCCCACGCCCGCTGATCAAAACCATTATCCATCTGCTGAAACCGCAGCCGCGTGAAGTGGTGCAGGACCCGGCGGCGGGTACGGCGGGCTTTTTGATTGAAGCTGACCGTTACGTGAAATCACAGACTAACGATCTGGATGACCTTGATGGCGACACTCAGGATTTCCAGATCCACCGCGCGTTTATCGGCCTCGAACTGGTGCCCGGCACCCGCCGTCTGGCGCTGATGAACTGTCTGCTGCACGATATTGAAGGCAACCTCGACCACGGCGGCGCTATCCGTCTGGGCAACACGCTGGGCAGCGACGGTGAAAACCTGCCGAAGGCACATATCGTCGCCACCAACCCGCCGTTTGGCAGCGCCGCGGGCACCAACATTACCCGTACCTTCGTGCACCCGACCAGCAACAAACAGCTGTGCTTTATGCAGCATATTATTGAAACCCTGCACCCCGGCGGCCGCGCGGCGGTGGTGGTGCCGGATAACGTGCTGTTTGAAGGCGGTAAGGGCACCGATATTCGTCGCGACCTGATGGACAAATGCCATCTGCACACCATCCTGCGTCTGCCGACCGGTATCTTTTACGCCCAGGGCGTCAAAACCAACGTGCTGTTCTTTACCAAAGGCACGGTCACCAATCCGCATCAGGATAAAAACTGCACCGATGACGTGTGGGTGTATGACCTGCGGACCAATATGCCGAGCTTCGGCAAGCGCACGCCGTTTACCGAGCAGCATCTGCAGCCGTTTGAAACTGTCTACGGCGAAGATCCACACGGCTTAAGTCCGCGTGAAGAAGGGGAGTGGAGCTTTAACGCCGAAGAGAGCGAAGTCGCCGACAGCGAAGAGAACAAGAACACTGACCAGCACCAGGCCACCAGCCGCTGGCGCAAGTTCAGCCGCGAGTGGATCCGCAGCGCAAAATCCGATTCGCTGGATATCTCCTGGCTGAAGGATAAAGACAGCATCGACGCCGACAGTCTGCCGGAGCCGGACGTGCTGGCGGCAGAAGCGATGGGCGAGCTGGTACAGGCGCTGGGCGAACTGGATGCGCTGATGCGCGAGCTGGGCGCGGGCGATGAAGCGGATGCTCAGCGTCAGTTGCTGAATGAAGCGTTTGGCGAGGTGAAGGCATGA